The following proteins are co-located in the Desulfatitalea tepidiphila genome:
- a CDS encoding ABC transporter ATP-binding protein produces the protein MVEQSRGHACANSSDRKRTTELLRAIGLSKSFRSSDADLWVLDGLDFALRMSETVAVVGASGIGKSTLLHILGTLDYPDSGKLYFKGEDVFLFDEHRLARFRNQTMGFVFQFHHLLPEFSALENTLMPALIQGMDKERAEQLAASILDRVGLAGRFHHKATDLSGGEQQRVALARALVLNPPILFADEPTGNLDKKNSEQIHELLLELNREMGMAMVVVTHNMELAHVMERQATITDGRLVYL, from the coding sequence ATGGTTGAACAGTCACGTGGCCACGCTTGCGCAAACAGCTCAGACAGAAAACGCACGACGGAGCTTCTGCGTGCTATCGGACTGAGCAAAAGCTTTCGAAGCAGCGACGCCGACCTGTGGGTGCTCGATGGACTTGACTTTGCCTTGCGTATGAGTGAGACCGTGGCGGTTGTGGGTGCATCGGGCATCGGGAAATCGACCTTGTTGCATATTTTAGGGACATTGGATTACCCGGACAGCGGCAAGCTCTATTTTAAGGGTGAAGATGTGTTCCTGTTCGACGAACATAGACTGGCACGTTTTCGCAATCAGACGATGGGGTTTGTATTCCAATTTCATCATCTCCTTCCCGAATTTTCAGCCTTGGAGAACACGTTAATGCCTGCGCTGATCCAAGGAATGGATAAAGAGCGCGCCGAGCAGTTGGCGGCATCCATTCTGGATCGCGTTGGCCTTGCCGGCCGGTTTCACCACAAGGCGACCGATCTTTCCGGTGGCGAGCAGCAGCGCGTTGCCCTGGCGCGGGCATTGGTTCTCAACCCACCGATTTTGTTCGCCGACGAGCCCACAGGCAACCTGGATAAGAAGAACAGTGAACAGATCCATGAACTTTTGCTCGAGTTGAACCGTGAAATGGGGATGGCCATGGTGGTCGTAACACACAATATGGAACTGGCCCATGTCATGGAACGTCAGGCCACCATCACCGATGGCCGGCTCGTTTATTTATGA
- a CDS encoding Gfo/Idh/MocA family protein, whose amino-acid sequence MTTDLSGKRPLDGAKLRVGVVGVGYLGKFHAEKYARMPDVELVGVVDQRREQADEIARKFDTQAFYDHKDLIDRLDAVSIAVPTEYHYQISRDFLNHHVDVLIEKPMTTTLDQAEELIQIAEQKGCIIQVGHLERYNPAVMALRGVVDSPRFIESHRLSIFKERGLDVSVVLDLMIHDIDIILNFVPSKIKNIYAAGVPVISDNADIANARLEFENGCVANVTASRISMKNERKIRMFQKNAYVSVDFSKREITIIHPDGRKSDSIIPGMTIDQRCFTQADALEDELKSFVKSVIHRQTPEVTGQMGRDALKIALSIMDQIHRTRDQLVK is encoded by the coding sequence ATGACGACTGATTTATCGGGAAAGCGGCCCCTCGATGGTGCAAAGCTTCGCGTGGGTGTGGTGGGCGTCGGATACTTGGGGAAATTCCATGCCGAAAAATATGCCCGTATGCCGGATGTGGAATTGGTGGGGGTCGTAGATCAACGGCGCGAACAAGCTGATGAAATCGCCCGCAAATTTGATACCCAGGCATTTTACGACCATAAAGACTTGATCGACCGCCTGGATGCGGTCAGCATCGCCGTGCCAACGGAATATCACTACCAGATCAGCCGGGATTTTTTGAATCATCATGTGGATGTGCTCATCGAAAAGCCGATGACCACCACTCTGGACCAAGCGGAAGAGTTGATTCAAATAGCCGAACAGAAGGGATGCATCATTCAGGTGGGTCATCTTGAGCGTTACAACCCGGCAGTGATGGCACTGCGGGGCGTCGTCGACAGCCCCCGTTTTATCGAGTCGCACCGGTTGAGCATCTTCAAAGAACGTGGGTTGGATGTCAGCGTGGTGCTGGATTTGATGATCCACGATATAGACATCATCCTTAATTTCGTTCCTTCCAAGATTAAGAACATCTATGCGGCCGGTGTCCCGGTGATCTCAGACAATGCAGACATTGCCAATGCACGCCTGGAGTTTGAAAACGGTTGCGTGGCGAACGTGACAGCCAGTCGCATTTCAATGAAAAATGAGCGTAAAATCAGGATGTTTCAGAAAAATGCCTATGTCTCCGTCGATTTTTCGAAACGCGAAATCACCATCATTCACCCGGATGGTCGCAAAAGTGACAGCATCATTCCCGGAATGACCATCGATCAACGTTGTTTTACCCAGGCCGATGCATTGGAAGATGAACTGAAATCGTTTGTGAAGTCGGTAATCCATCGACAGACGCCGGAAGTGACCGGCCAAATGGGTCGCGACGCGCTGAAGATCGCTCTGAGCATTATGGATCAGATTCATCGCACCCGTGATCAGCTTGTAAAGTAA
- the fabZ gene encoding 3-hydroxyacyl-ACP dehydratase FabZ — protein MDTSIDIRKILSFLPHRYPFLLVDRVLECIPGQKIKALKNVTFNEPFFQGHFPETPIMPGVLIVEALAQAGGVLFMANREKRSERTLMYFMGLDKVKFRKPVVPGDQLILEVEIIKLRAKVIKLAGIAKVDDQVAAEAELMATFEE, from the coding sequence ATGGATACATCGATAGATATCAGAAAAATACTGAGCTTCCTGCCCCATCGATACCCTTTTCTTTTGGTTGACCGCGTTTTGGAATGCATTCCCGGACAGAAAATCAAGGCGCTGAAAAATGTGACCTTCAACGAACCGTTCTTTCAAGGCCATTTTCCCGAAACGCCCATCATGCCGGGCGTTCTCATTGTCGAGGCCTTGGCCCAAGCCGGTGGCGTACTATTCATGGCCAACCGGGAAAAAAGGTCTGAAAGAACACTGATGTATTTCATGGGGCTGGATAAAGTTAAATTCAGAAAACCGGTCGTTCCCGGTGATCAACTCATTCTTGAAGTGGAAATCATCAAACTGCGGGCCAAGGTCATCAAATTGGCAGGTATCGCCAAGGTCGACGATCAAGTTGCGGCCGAAGCCGAGCTAATGGCAACATTCGAGGAATAA
- the bamA gene encoding outer membrane protein assembly factor BamA: protein MPLNRLIPPMKTIWVTFLTFLLIFPLDVIMAANGISKTPKVMVMPLNINADRDVGYLSSQISSVLARQLEKEGAITVTPQDSDMETAAAAARAGQAQVRQFAIGQDADQVIWGSFTLIGNDFSIDAQLLATKADSTPKRFFTQGRNLENLITITNDLANQIGMELFERQLVSEVKVMGQQRIEADAIMRVLQTRPNSVFKPQALSEDLRAIYAMGYFDDVRVEAEPDGDRRRIVFHVKEKPTIRRINIKGNSFIEEEDIRDNLTISTGAILNIFKIRSNIDQIETLYKEKNYHKVRVDYELNPLDNNQADLEFIIDEGPKLYVTSIVFEGNKAFTAKRLKKEMDLSEKGFFYWLTSSGDLDRVKLDQDVARLNAFYSNNGYINARVGEPVVEIGEEGIQVTLKIEEGSRYKVGQVDIAGDLIVPKEELLQQLGIVSEAFLNRDKVRSDVLALTDFYSDYGYAYADVSPSIDQNQETLTADIVFHIKMGAQVYFEKILINGNTITRDKVIRRELHVHEQGLFSGKALKRSIRNLYRLDYFEDIKVDTIKGSSEDKMVLKIDVTEKPTGTFSFGAGYSSEENVFLTGSISKRNFLGRGQAMSFSGQIGSRTTNFVASFSEPYIMDTLLKGTVRAYNQDKDYDEYDRDSKGGGVTFGYTVADYTNVYWGYNLDISDISIEDAYRSEVSDNIKELEGTNLTSSADVSLVYDSRDRAFNTTEGSRHLVSVEYAGLGGDIGFTKYVGQTSWYFPIWKPIIGFANAKVGVVHENSDDKLLPDYEKFYLGGINSMRGFGYRGVHLTEINSDGREVEIGGEKMAMFNFEIIFPIVSEAGVNGVVFYDTGNVYDDRIDLGDLRQSAGVGIRWNSPFAPIRLEYGWILDREEGESGGNWEFTLGGSF, encoded by the coding sequence ATGCCATTGAACCGACTGATTCCTCCCATGAAAACCATCTGGGTCACCTTCCTGACATTTCTCTTGATTTTTCCCCTCGATGTTATCATGGCGGCCAACGGCATATCGAAAACACCAAAAGTCATGGTTATGCCCCTAAATATCAACGCAGATCGAGACGTCGGCTATTTAAGCAGCCAGATTTCATCCGTGCTGGCGCGACAGCTCGAAAAAGAAGGGGCCATCACCGTTACGCCGCAAGATTCCGATATGGAAACGGCCGCAGCGGCCGCTCGTGCCGGGCAAGCCCAGGTTCGGCAGTTTGCCATCGGCCAGGATGCAGATCAGGTCATCTGGGGCAGCTTTACCCTTATCGGAAACGATTTCAGCATCGACGCCCAATTACTGGCCACTAAAGCGGATAGCACACCCAAGCGTTTTTTCACCCAAGGTCGGAACCTCGAAAACCTCATCACCATTACCAACGATCTCGCCAACCAGATCGGGATGGAATTGTTTGAACGTCAACTGGTCAGCGAAGTCAAGGTCATGGGGCAGCAACGCATCGAGGCCGATGCCATCATGCGCGTTCTGCAAACCCGACCCAATAGTGTATTCAAACCGCAAGCGCTTTCGGAAGATTTGCGCGCCATTTACGCCATGGGATATTTCGATGATGTGCGGGTCGAAGCCGAGCCGGATGGAGACCGCCGCCGCATCGTTTTTCATGTGAAAGAAAAACCCACCATCCGTCGCATCAACATCAAGGGCAACTCCTTCATCGAGGAAGAGGATATCCGCGATAATTTGACCATCAGCACCGGCGCGATACTCAACATCTTCAAAATCCGCAGCAACATCGACCAGATCGAAACGCTTTACAAAGAAAAAAATTATCATAAAGTTCGAGTCGATTATGAGCTCAACCCCCTGGACAACAACCAGGCCGACCTTGAATTCATCATCGACGAAGGCCCCAAGCTGTATGTCACTTCTATTGTGTTCGAGGGAAACAAGGCCTTCACGGCAAAAAGGCTCAAAAAAGAGATGGACCTCTCTGAAAAGGGGTTTTTCTACTGGCTCACCTCATCCGGCGACCTCGACCGCGTCAAGCTGGACCAGGATGTGGCCCGGCTAAATGCTTTTTACAGCAACAACGGATACATCAATGCCCGCGTCGGGGAGCCGGTGGTGGAGATCGGGGAAGAAGGCATCCAAGTCACCCTAAAAATCGAAGAAGGATCGCGCTATAAAGTCGGCCAGGTGGATATTGCGGGCGATCTCATCGTGCCTAAAGAAGAGTTGTTGCAGCAGCTTGGCATCGTTTCGGAAGCTTTCCTCAATCGGGACAAAGTTCGCAGCGATGTTCTGGCGCTCACCGATTTCTACTCAGATTACGGATATGCCTATGCCGATGTCTCACCATCTATCGATCAAAACCAGGAAACCCTGACGGCCGATATCGTCTTTCATATTAAAATGGGCGCCCAGGTCTACTTCGAAAAGATTCTGATCAACGGCAACACCATCACCCGGGACAAGGTGATTCGACGTGAACTGCACGTCCACGAACAGGGTCTGTTCAGCGGCAAGGCGCTCAAGCGAAGCATACGGAACCTTTACCGTCTCGACTATTTCGAAGATATCAAGGTCGATACGATCAAGGGCAGCTCCGAGGACAAGATGGTCCTGAAAATCGATGTCACCGAAAAGCCCACCGGCACCTTCAGTTTCGGAGCCGGGTACAGCTCCGAGGAGAACGTCTTTTTGACCGGTTCGATCAGCAAACGCAATTTCCTCGGCCGCGGCCAGGCCATGAGTTTTTCCGGGCAGATCGGGTCCCGCACCACCAACTTTGTGGCGAGCTTTTCTGAACCTTACATCATGGATACGCTTTTGAAGGGAACTGTCCGCGCTTACAATCAGGACAAGGACTACGATGAATATGACCGGGACAGCAAAGGCGGCGGCGTGACCTTCGGCTACACGGTGGCCGATTACACCAATGTGTACTGGGGATACAACCTGGACATCAGCGACATCAGCATAGAGGATGCATACCGATCGGAGGTTTCCGACAACATCAAGGAGCTGGAGGGCACCAACCTGACCAGCAGCGCGGACGTCAGCCTGGTCTATGATTCTCGCGATCGGGCATTCAATACCACCGAAGGTTCAAGACACCTGGTCTCCGTGGAATATGCCGGATTGGGCGGCGACATCGGTTTTACGAAATATGTGGGCCAAACCTCGTGGTACTTCCCGATTTGGAAACCGATCATCGGTTTTGCCAATGCCAAGGTCGGTGTCGTGCACGAGAACAGCGACGACAAGCTGCTCCCGGACTATGAAAAGTTTTATCTCGGCGGCATCAATTCCATGCGCGGTTTCGGATACCGGGGTGTCCACCTGACCGAGATTAACAGCGACGGCCGGGAGGTGGAAATCGGCGGAGAAAAGATGGCCATGTTCAACTTCGAAATCATCTTTCCTATCGTTTCCGAAGCCGGGGTCAACGGTGTGGTCTTTTACGATACCGGGAATGTTTATGACGACCGGATAGACTTGGGGGATCTGCGCCAGAGCGCTGGCGTGGGTATCCGCTGGAACTCCCCGTTTGCCCCCATTCGGCTGGAATATGGATGGATTCTCGACCGCGAGGAGGGGGAATCCGGTGGCAATTGGGAGTTTACATTGGGAGGGTCCTTCTAA
- a CDS encoding LpxI family protein: MPKKIGLIAGNGQFPLLFAQTARQKGLEVYAVAYQGETDPTLVEHVVALEWLYLGQIKKIIKFFRSNDIKDAVMLGGVTKTKMFTNVRPDIKAVALLATMRHTHDDAILRAFAELLASEGVQIQASTFLLPELLAPAGNWTRRKPSRTETEDIRLGWEIAKEIGRLDIGQCVVTGGGTVLAVEAIEGTDAAIARGGALSKGQAVVVKVCKPNQDTRFDIPAVGLNTIETMQQAKIRTLAIESGKAVVFDRETMIRTADRYGMTIIALNDDDIRNGHAHENGS, encoded by the coding sequence ATGCCCAAAAAAATAGGCCTGATCGCCGGGAACGGTCAGTTCCCCCTGCTCTTTGCCCAAACGGCACGCCAGAAGGGGTTGGAGGTGTATGCCGTGGCGTATCAGGGCGAAACCGATCCGACCCTGGTCGAGCATGTCGTTGCCTTGGAGTGGCTCTATCTGGGCCAGATCAAAAAAATCATCAAATTTTTCCGAAGCAATGACATTAAAGACGCTGTGATGCTCGGTGGGGTTACCAAAACCAAGATGTTCACCAATGTGAGGCCGGACATCAAGGCGGTGGCCCTGCTTGCCACCATGCGGCACACCCACGATGATGCCATCTTGAGGGCCTTTGCTGAACTGTTGGCCAGTGAAGGCGTTCAAATTCAGGCTTCGACCTTTTTACTGCCCGAACTATTGGCACCGGCAGGTAATTGGACACGACGAAAGCCGTCGCGCACGGAAACCGAGGACATTCGTCTGGGGTGGGAAATTGCCAAAGAGATCGGACGCCTGGATATCGGACAGTGCGTGGTGACTGGCGGCGGCACCGTTCTGGCAGTGGAAGCGATCGAAGGTACGGACGCGGCCATCGCCCGCGGTGGTGCACTATCCAAGGGCCAGGCGGTCGTCGTAAAAGTCTGTAAGCCTAACCAGGACACCCGCTTCGACATCCCGGCGGTAGGCTTGAATACCATCGAGACCATGCAGCAGGCGAAGATCAGGACTCTGGCGATCGAATCCGGAAAAGCCGTGGTCTTCGACCGGGAGACGATGATTCGAACAGCAGATCGATATGGCATGACCATCATCGCCCTCAACGATGATGACATTAGAAATGGTCATGCCCATGAGAATGGTAGTTGA
- a CDS encoding OmpH family outer membrane protein codes for MRIRKTVGATLTMFAFLLTAVVTTGFCADVAKIGTINFQTIFENSTGGKAVKDLVNTEGQRMEQDLKQKGEEIKTMEGRLEKDSGIMSKEAREELKWELDRKIADVKALKIKYDRKIQEMQVRLVNEVRQEVLQLIQSYGKKEGYLLILEDISVVYAPGNLDITDTIIKLYNEQYAKRGKQNQGPKG; via the coding sequence ATGCGAATTCGAAAGACAGTGGGTGCAACCCTGACGATGTTTGCGTTTCTTTTGACTGCGGTCGTAACGACCGGATTCTGTGCGGATGTGGCTAAAATAGGAACGATCAACTTTCAAACCATTTTCGAAAACTCCACGGGTGGCAAGGCGGTAAAAGACCTCGTCAATACCGAGGGGCAGCGCATGGAGCAGGATCTCAAGCAAAAGGGTGAAGAAATCAAGACTATGGAGGGAAGGCTCGAAAAAGACTCGGGCATCATGAGTAAAGAGGCACGCGAGGAACTCAAGTGGGAACTGGATCGGAAGATTGCCGATGTCAAAGCTCTGAAGATAAAATATGACAGAAAAATTCAAGAGATGCAGGTCCGGTTGGTCAACGAAGTGCGTCAGGAAGTTCTCCAGCTGATCCAATCCTATGGCAAGAAGGAGGGCTATCTTTTGATTCTTGAGGATATCAGCGTGGTCTACGCACCGGGCAATCTGGACATCACCGACACCATCATCAAGCTGTATAATGAACAATACGCCAAACGGGGCAAGCAGAATCAAGGCCCCAAAGGATAG
- the lpxA gene encoding acyl-ACP--UDP-N-acetylglucosamine O-acyltransferase: MIHPTAIVSDKAHIGDGVSVGPYAIIGENVSIGPGTQIMSHVVIDPYVEIGANCKIFQFAALGAQPQAVKFKNEETWVKIGDNCMIREFVTIHRGTAEGGGLTLVGNNCLIMNYAHIAHDCKVGNNVIMSNNATLAGHIAVGDHAILGGLVAIHQFVRVGEHAYIGGKSAVVKDIPPYVIASGDRATLHGLNKVGLQRHGFSPSAVAQLKKAYRLIFRFGLTLNEAIERVEAEVEPVPEIKTLIAFIKASERGITR, translated from the coding sequence ATGATTCATCCAACTGCAATTGTCAGCGACAAAGCCCATATCGGTGATGGTGTGTCTGTGGGGCCCTATGCCATCATCGGAGAAAATGTCAGCATCGGGCCCGGCACCCAGATCATGTCCCACGTGGTCATCGACCCCTACGTGGAAATAGGTGCCAACTGCAAAATATTTCAATTTGCCGCCCTTGGAGCCCAGCCACAGGCGGTCAAATTCAAGAACGAAGAGACGTGGGTCAAGATTGGTGATAACTGCATGATTCGCGAGTTTGTCACCATTCATCGAGGAACGGCCGAAGGCGGCGGCCTGACCCTGGTGGGCAACAATTGCCTGATCATGAATTATGCCCATATTGCCCACGACTGCAAGGTGGGCAACAATGTCATCATGTCCAACAATGCCACTCTTGCCGGCCACATTGCCGTAGGCGACCATGCGATCCTGGGAGGATTGGTGGCCATCCATCAGTTCGTTCGCGTGGGCGAACATGCCTATATCGGCGGCAAATCCGCAGTGGTGAAGGATATCCCGCCCTACGTGATCGCTTCCGGCGACCGGGCCACCCTCCATGGGTTGAACAAGGTCGGACTGCAACGCCACGGCTTTTCTCCGTCGGCGGTGGCTCAACTTAAAAAGGCCTACCGGCTGATCTTTCGTTTCGGCCTGACATTGAACGAAGCCATCGAGCGGGTGGAGGCAGAAGTGGAACCGGTGCCTGAGATAAAAACACTCATCGCGTTCATCAAGGCGTCGGAGCGCGGCATCACTCGGTAG
- the lpxD gene encoding UDP-3-O-(3-hydroxymyristoyl)glucosamine N-acyltransferase: MQMTLNEIAQLVDGHLLGDPDCVISGAGPIDQAQAGDITFAEKGASLKKLDQTKASAVIVPSHVTEAGVSMIQVDNPKLAFVKVLAQFHPMPKPDPGIHPSAVIGDNCQLGEDVCIGAGTVVGLNVVLGDGVILHPLVFIGDNVSIGPESIIYPHVSILERCRVGRRVIVHAGSVIGSDGFGFVQEAGRHLKMPQTGIVQIDDDVEIGAANTIDRATFGKTWIQQGVKTDNQVHIAHNVVVGEHAILVAQVGISGSTTIGHHAILAGQAGIADHISIGNGAIVGPQTGVGHNIGDHQVVSGGINAIPHRTWLRVQHVIPNLPDLYKQMKQMEKRIARLEKEASITE; the protein is encoded by the coding sequence ATGCAAATGACCCTGAATGAAATTGCACAGCTGGTAGACGGCCACCTTTTGGGTGACCCTGACTGTGTGATATCGGGTGCAGGCCCCATCGACCAAGCACAAGCGGGAGATATCACTTTCGCCGAAAAGGGCGCCAGCCTTAAAAAATTGGATCAAACCAAAGCGTCGGCGGTGATCGTACCATCGCATGTGACCGAGGCGGGCGTCTCCATGATTCAAGTGGACAATCCAAAGCTCGCCTTTGTAAAGGTGCTGGCCCAATTTCATCCCATGCCGAAGCCGGATCCGGGCATTCACCCGTCGGCTGTGATCGGCGACAATTGCCAGCTCGGCGAAGACGTCTGCATAGGGGCAGGAACCGTTGTCGGACTAAATGTCGTGCTCGGCGACGGGGTCATCCTCCACCCGCTGGTGTTCATCGGCGACAATGTCTCCATCGGTCCAGAAAGCATCATCTATCCACATGTGTCGATCCTGGAACGTTGCCGTGTTGGCCGTCGTGTGATCGTTCATGCCGGCAGTGTGATCGGCAGCGATGGATTCGGCTTTGTTCAAGAGGCCGGCAGGCATTTAAAAATGCCCCAAACCGGCATCGTGCAAATCGACGACGATGTCGAAATTGGTGCCGCCAATACCATCGACCGGGCCACTTTCGGCAAAACCTGGATACAGCAAGGGGTCAAAACGGACAATCAGGTCCACATTGCCCACAACGTGGTCGTGGGCGAACACGCCATTCTCGTGGCGCAAGTGGGAATTTCCGGCAGCACCACCATTGGGCATCACGCCATTCTGGCGGGGCAAGCGGGCATTGCAGACCATATCTCCATTGGAAACGGCGCGATCGTCGGGCCTCAAACAGGCGTCGGCCATAACATAGGCGACCATCAAGTCGTCTCCGGTGGCATCAATGCAATCCCCCACCGTACATGGTTGCGAGTGCAGCACGTCATACCCAATTTGCCGGACCTGTATAAGCAAATGAAACAGATGGAAAAACGGATCGCAAGATTGGAAAAAGAGGCGTCCATTACTGAATAG